aaatatacaatcttgTAACTGCAACAGTactttaggcaaaaaataacgaacaaggtgacatataatttattttaagatattcagtggttttatagttattccataatttcattaaatattttttcctgaacattttcatttttacgatTGCGGCTTTATTCCCGGTACCCATCGATGTGTGACAATTAAtgtatataactttataataggTGTCTTACCTCGCAACTGTCGTAGAAATAAACGGCCGTTTCGTTGTCGGGGAAGTTTATTGTAAAAGTCTTGTTAACGTCATCGCCTACACCCGTCCATGTGCACGAGTCACCATTGAGCTAGGGAAAGAAATATATCAATGCGCAGTTCTTCGGATGTCTTATCACTTATCGTATACACTTTTAcatcgtataaaaaaaacaatttcaaacaaaatgcattcaaaagtaccataaaaaacaatctcaaacaaaatacactaaaaagaaacaaaataatgtcatgaaaacttctttctttctttcctctctctttcaaaaaccctctaaactctaaagaaagttctcttctttcttgtaacatgtctatattgtataattattgttatttcgcagtcggtgtcggccgaagtaaataggtgacattttatatttgagatgtattagacatacttacgtttatgtccctacttaggccgaaaccgactccaaaataacaataattatacaatatagacatgttacaagaaagaagagaactttctttagagtttagagggtttttgaaagagagaggaaagaaagaaagaagttttcatgacattattttgtttctttttagtgtattttgtttgagattgttttttatggtacttttgaatgcattttgtttgaaattgttttttttacgttacttttgagtgcattttgtttgaaattgttttttttacgttacttttgagtgcattttgtttgaaattgtttttttttaagttacttttgagcgcattttgtttgagatagttttttctgttttgaagtcggctatttttttttcttaaaatgtttgttttatttctcaatttttagtgaatttgaagtttaattacaaatttccttaatacgtataaggacataaataagacaaataaagaaaaggactttcctatttaatatgtgtgtacttcaattcaaaaactaatttagaatacaccagataaccacttatcctttaaacaatgaaataattatcaatatcggtatacaaattgaaaattaacgaactaatacatcgtagcgtgcctttaattttgtccagccgcgcgccgcactagcatttttcgaatgcgcgcagtttttaataatttaatatcttccaaactattgatcagaattacatagtttaaaggctaatgtaatctgcatttaatactctagccatcaaacatatttatttggataaggattcatatcgaatataatataatagcgccgtaagcttacgacgctgtttttcgtgtgcaatttaatcgaagtttgttcataataacatggtttttgtgagacatccatagatgatagatatatgccacctgagacttttatttagcaaatttaaggatctctaattactcgatacatcattttaatgtaggtcatatagtttgacctacgtaagcccagaaagcaaatttgtgctattcattgtaacgcgatgtagcatttttcgtttccgcgtaattttattcttacgatatctcctaaactattagacagaatgatatagtttcaattgcaaatataatctacattaaattctcttgataatgaacatgtttatttacataagggttaatactgaactcgaataatagcttCGGAAATAGggaatgaatttaattgatgtttctgaagaaaaaaaatggttattgtgagaaaactataaaagatagatatatgctatcgcggacttttatttagcacatttaaagagctacaattcgccatacatcatttttatgtaagtcctatagtttagcctacgtaagcgctgaaagcaaaaatgtccctaatttccgcaacaaattttgaagctatattcaaaatctactagtcttctagttatttaaaaaaaaaaacaaaaaaatgggacccacctgcaagcacttcctttcgattaaaataatttttatcaaaatcggaccaccaggggccgagtttcgcggtaacacacataaaaaaaaaaaaaaaaaaaaaaaatacagtcgaattgataacctccttctttttgaagtcggctaaaaaaatatcttcgtCTTCCAAATATTTCCTAACTTTAGCTATGgagaaaaaagtaataattaaataaaactcttttACCTGGAATTCGGTATCGATAAATATGAGCGTGTCTGCGAGCACTTCGCCCGTGTTCATGTCAGTCACGAGGATCTTGGGCGAGTACAAGTTCTGGTCAAACAGCACTTGTATGTTGGCCTGCGCGCAGCTCTCCCGATTGCTGCCTTTTTCTACTATTGCTTCACCTTcacatgaaaaatatatccCTGATTCATCTTCTTCttcctgaaataaaataaaaatcattataatattacctaataaaaatacaaacataatcAATTCCTGGAGAGAATAGACTACTTTAGTCTTTAATTCCTTACCTCATTGTATTCGTCAGATTCATCATGTTGGTAATGATCGTAATCCTCATCCTCTTCCCTGTACTCATTTCCTTCATCCTCTTCCACACAATAACTATCTTCAGCCTCTTCAAAGTGGACCTGCTTAGTTTCCATGACAGGTTGATTGTTGGTTTCACTTGCAGCGGAGCCATCTTTATCTTCTTGGATACTTGTCACAGCCAAATTCTCCGCAACCTTTGCCTTATGCTCAGCCTGAGGGACATTGGTCACTTGTAATGGAACAATTTTTCCTTTTGCTTCTGcggtttctttttcttttcttattgCCTCCGCTGCCGCAGCTTGTAATGACTGAAACAAGAGTTTACAATGATTtctgtactttttttattactttttcacAAGGGTGAAAAATAAGGATGTAGTTTGGTAGAAAATTGTAtgcaaatgttaatttaattagcaagatttatgttaattacTCACTCGAACACATTCAACAACTTTGTCATGGAAATTAGTAGCGATAACGGGCGTTTTGAATCGCACGGCCAACATCTCCTGCTCACCGGCCGCATTCTCTTCACCGTAGTTCATTCCGGCCCAGGTCCAGGCACGGTTTGAGTTCTTCATAGGCAATAATTGCAAGTCCATGAACAGCAACATGTTGAGTACCAATTTATGCACCTGTTAATATGCAACAAATATAGATTAAGAAAGTTGTACAAAGTATGTGActtgctaaattaaaaaatcaactttaattagtatgaaaatacaaaaacatattaaagttaCCTGTTCTCGTCGAAGTAGGAGGCGATAGGTCATCTGTTTAGGATGAAATAGTACTTTGATCTCACCGACGCCACGCTCTTTCCACTCTCGACCTTTTTCGTCatatctaaataatttacaacgtTCACCAAACAGCTtgacctaaaaaaaaaaaaattaccatacAATTTTGTAAGACGAAAAGTATAAAGTAAGTAAcatattttctacataaaaCAGGGGCTTACCTCGTCTTCTTCACCTGTAGTCACAACAATTTTAGCTGGCAATGGAACAATTGGCTCATAATGAGGATCATACTCGTCTGCGACACCCCCTTCATTCTCACCATCTACATTATCTAGTGATTTATCTTTATTCACTTTACTGGTAAACAATTGTTGGCCAGCTCCTTCCCATTTGAAATCTGCTCTCTctgtaaaaaagttataatagtCAAATACAATCATTTCATGAAGAAAAACTTTAACAGTGGACACGGAGACATTAGCAACAACGTCTGTTACACGAATGGGCCGTCTCGCCCGGTGTAATACCACGattacacagaagacaggcctGAAGGAGAACCAATTCCAAGTTTCGTTTGACGAGTGTGGGTGCTggggcctaattttagtcccctttccattcccacccttttttGTCAGGAAAGGAtgggggaagtggatttgaagGAGGATGAGATGTATAGGAAGGGTATATATGCTTTTTCTGTGCGcacctcctccgtcgattaaagagAGGCAATGCATCTGTGATCAACGGTGGCCGCTTGTTGCTAGGGGCAAatcttatgataaaaaaaagtaacttacGTTGAATATTAAATCCAGAGGCATTTGAAGATAATGTGGCAAATGACAAGtcattatcaatttttaagGCTCCTGTCACCTTATTCTCTTTGTCATCTTTAGACGTAGCATTCTCTTTTGATTGAGGTTCTGCCACGGCTGCTATTTGACCGGTGTTATCTTTAGGCTTGGAGCCAATGGCCACAGGCTCATTTGAGCTTTTCCCGAAAATACTACTAAAAGTTTGACTCTGTGTACTGAAAGGACTAAACTGGCCCAATTTTGGTGCATCACTTTTTAAAGCAGATGGACCAAATATACTTCCTTGACTCATTCCACTGAAGAGGTTAATGGGCTTTTGATCATCTCCAAAGATTGATTTGATTTCAGAACTTTTTTGGAACAAGTCTTTCTTATTACTTGACAAATCAAATATTGATTTGTTACTAGATAAACCTGCCGATGCTTGAATAGGTTTGTTATCAACTTCTATATCTTGGTTTTCTATAGATGTATTAATCTTTACTGTATCTAATTTAGGCGGAGCTAAAATAGATTTCTTTGTGGCTGATGATGGCTGaggattaaaaatgtttgaagtTCCAAATGTCAACTTCTGTTCAGATAAGCCAGTGTTAGACTTGTCAGTTAGCGTATTGTCTTTGCTTGTAATATTACTTGTATTTACAGTGTTGGAACCAACTGCTCCTAAGGGAGTACGGAAAATAGAAACATCAGCAGTTTCATTAAAGTTGCTTGGAGTACCATAAGACGAATTTGTTGGACTTTGTTTGGAACCTTTAACAGGAGTGGAAATATTGGTTCCTGGAACGCCTACAGCAGTGTTAGATAACGATGTAGTTGTAGAATTACATGTTACGTCACTTGCAACATCTTCGTCATTACAACCTCGACATCCTTGACAAGGGGGCTTACTTTTGTAGGTGTAAAAATTTTCAGGCAGTTTAAGCTCTATAGCTTTTTGCTTGTCTTCATTGGAGGCCTGTATTTCTCCCACGAAAACAACGTCGTCAGTCTCCTTCTTAGTACTATTGTATTCGGCTTGAGAATCACAAGCAATATCAACGGCGATCTTGAATTTCAACGCATGTTCGGCATTTGGAAACTCAAGGCAAAAGTTTTCTACGCGTGATTCACCTTCGCTGCAGTCGTTAATAGTTAAATGCCAGGTTTTTTCATCTTTTGACTTGCATTTAATTTCAGACgtcaaattataattgaagCAAATGTTCGAATCTTTGTCTTGGCGCATTATTATTCTGAAAATATTCATTGAAAAatcatgtaattaataattcataaacaCTTCTTAAacctaaaacatatttttaatgggaatttgaatatgtaatgaccagctgtgcccgcgacgaCGTCCGCTTGGAATGGTGTTTTTGGAAAGCATAGTAGCATATAActgtttcaaccccttacaactcttttttcgcattaaaaagtagcttatcctttctcaggctctaggcTATATAtgtattcaatttcatttaaatcggtttagTCGTTTTGGCGTGAAAATGCGAcagcatatataatattaaagtaaagttTTCACTGCAGAAATAAGCTAAATTTAGATTACCTTAACTTATTGTTctctttatgttttaatattttgactaTGCCAACTCCATGTTTTTCCCATTTACCTGAAATGAACTTGTACAAGTTGGCCCTTTGTCCGAATATTAAAATCTCATTTTCTTCTTCACTAACATTGTCAACctgaaattatcaaataaagtGTTAAACAGGATCAAAATCGTATTTTTACTGATTAacaaattgaactttattctAGAACTTACCTCTTTTAGAATACTAAATGGGCTAGAGGGAAGTTTTGCTTCCTCTATagacacaattttatttttctcaacATCTTTAGACTTATCTTCAATTTGTGGAGGTTTATACGTAAATCCAAAACCTTTTGCGACATTAGTgtcattttcatttgtttttggagtagaaaaaactttagagtcattatttttaatggaaaaatTTAAAGGCTGTTCTTTTTCAACTGATTTCGATGCACCGAAAACGTTAGTATTCGTCTTTTGGTCGCCAAAAGAAATCACACTAGGAAAGCCAAAGGTAAATTTTTGTGTGGTATTCGTGCTAAACAAATTTGTTTCACTTTTTACAGTCTTCTCATCATTTACATTATGAGAAATACCAAAAGTAAATTTGGGACTTGAAAcattgtttgtaaatattgatttattttcttttaaggcAGCATTCTGatcaattaatttgttttctttggcTAGTGTATTCTGATGTCTGGGTTTGTTGCACGCGCTACATTCTGTTACGTCACTATTGTTTCTTACTAAACACATATCACATTCCCATGAACCTTCCTTAGGTTTAAATTTATCCCCCCAACCCGAAAGAGCGTTATTTGTCTTAGGCATTACAAAGCTGTACTGACTCTCATTGTTAGAAACTGGTTTAGGATCGGCATTTGATGTAGGTTCTTTCGGAGTATTACAAGCGCAACACACTGCTACATCTGGTTTATTCTGGATATAACAAGTTTTACATTCCCAACAACCAGCTTTAGGTTTAAACCTATCACCCCAACTAGATGATTTATCAATTTGAGGTGGGTTTATTTTGTCGCCGTTGgattgattaattatttttttatcttcattCTTTCCTTCTTTAGGTGTTTTTGGATCGTCAATTTTAGAAAGAGCTGACATAACTGCGTTTAGAAATTCATCACAAATTTGTACCGTTTTGAATCGCAAACAGAAAGTTTCAGCGACTAATTCTCCCTCAGAGAAGTCTTTGGCGCACCATGTTACTGCTTTATCCATATTTGGCATTTTCTGGAAAGTCATTTCTTTGCTAATAGCATGATTACAACATACTTTCATGATTTGTTCTCTTCTCATTAAAAGgcgaatttttttattattatctttgtgcatcaatagttttatatttccaaGACCTCGTTCTTTCCATTCTCTGGTTGATGAATCATATCGTAATAATTTTGCACGGTGttcaaataatacaatttcatCTTCTTCGCCAGTTTTTTGATCAACTAAAGCGGGTAAAGGCACTACAGGTTTGAAGTCAACTGCAGGTTCAAATTCTTCAACAGTATCGGaagtattcaatttattacttttttccGTTTGTTGCTGATTTTGATCAACTGAATCAGTTTGTTTTGTTGTGGTATTAAACAAGTTGGAAAATTGTGTGCTGGTGTTGGGTTTAAATGACAAACTACTAAATACATTACTTTTAGATGTTTGTGGTGCTGTAGGTGTATCACTCGAAGACACATTATTGATACTTTTAAAAGATGGTGTAGACGAAAATGTAAAACCGCCAACAACGGTTTTATTTTGATCCAAATCGACTTTCGTATCTTGTGAATTTTCAGGtagtttttgatttatatttgggGTACTTTTTGTAGATGCTATAGCGTCTTGCCGAGCCTTTTCAAATGTTTCGTAAAACAGTTTCGCAATTTCAGCAGTTTTGAATCTTATGCAGAATTTTTCGAATATA
This sequence is a window from Papilio machaon chromosome 3, ilPapMach1.1, whole genome shotgun sequence. Protein-coding genes within it:
- the LOC106712397 gene encoding E3 SUMO-protein ligase RanBP2, which produces MYRSKKDVDKHVETLTSKLSLKEFNSRAYSIARLYFDVGDYASCVKYVEQYLTCKDKNAAAHKLLGQAFQKSGQKEKALEQYKISLDIDPTQTSTILDICELLADDEVTIDPGRAKYWCEKAEAIFPRHTTTFRLREKLLSKFNPDPEALVKLLKAELVERPKEALLHAHLLKHYLNSNQVKDAFEHSCNVEFDKNYFSLNNDWYEIISQVLKNYTFDSKDWLYQLLLLTVKERLCLLSLTDTPSGSSKSLIECNDLLFHYDQAIENVARVGAPSGHSEFHSYLLQHHKGQLALHTATFLLKKAKKDLISWRESTRLADPLMLIAWQTVPMDSKVNWLLHAPEKQRKVVQRWYVEGSYRCSQSGHYLLSNCQDKSQLFLDQISQFCSGSEWKEKLYKKLYPISEYQAKIKTSHITSNSFHVPAIRLPRRNEVEAYDDNAQREYPNSLHHIVWILVNYKKLSEFKCTLFDMLMPTVTNSGPEALSKIDIYAFAYCAALSAKQKHNQKSYATDDKPCTIPANITDLLCSLTQMKWWDCAYKFCQNELGTELTDIRATLSAGIEVVRCIDNHGLDPELLCILGRIFSEQAKAITEEEKSNKLEMRAFLYYSAAIPLLNQLKNNTVVKVPKKRIFDYTHSDLGSKELNTLIEECKLFVALIHLRDGEFEKVIDLLAYIKSPKAFYYLGETYKRIALEEIANSRDTGADSKCMSLLLKSKQFAYKALDKLKQTDAFKSNNLYTETQDLIEDIEACINKVDPDYSTHVNNIEGKYVSDENISLITNEQFSIRPNHHFRNISSTPKHQSQANITNYRSAIDSQLLENNRIDNQYLERIETHIRNLQKRDAMINEFMEQTKVWFKENNTMGNQIINTIHLNTENTTEQFKLLKISIDQVKGQIDECRNECKDVVELKKQVAELKKEVFKLKKGSSESTSNDNDLYNLDENYRTSESATTFTPHIPFTPSQVIPPFTQRLVPPFPMSSNPYHMYGQNLYSLYNQYSQFTQPQSVPGAQLFDPTRGQMNFPNVYPTPDQMYLDAHLIPPNMSSASTLPSVSTIPMVSTVPLLSSTIVTTSVSKSSSSTTVPTLKPTHSVDIKEPSRSLPVNVVITSSDPLPTSAAIPAPVLSVTVPPQHIKASPHNYQIPMPTTTESKTLSPPKLGLMQGMNKQAVTTKSSSLWNPSIFADTQPTSLFNNSSQDNSNAVGVVAFDSSPNISLNKSRTLSEKSNTSVENYDPCPDFKPIIPLPAEVKVTTGEEDEVAIFSARAKLFRFVDKQWKERGLGEMKLLQHKKSGKVRVLMRREQIHKICANHIILPEMEIKPMMNETKAYFWVANDFAEETVIFEKFCIRFKTAEIAKLFYETFEKARQDAIASTKSTPNINQKLPENSQDTKVDLDQNKTVVGGFTFSSTPSFKSINNVSSSDTPTAPQTSKSNVFSSLSFKPNTSTQFSNLFNTTTKQTDSVDQNQQQTEKSNKLNTSDTVEEFEPAVDFKPVVPLPALVDQKTGEEDEIVLFEHRAKLLRYDSSTREWKERGLGNIKLLMHKDNNKKIRLLMRREQIMKVCCNHAISKEMTFQKMPNMDKAVTWCAKDFSEGELVAETFCLRFKTVQICDEFLNAVMSALSKIDDPKTPKEGKNEDKKIINQSNGDKINPPQIDKSSSWGDRFKPKAGCWECKTCYIQNKPDVAVCCACNTPKEPTSNADPKPVSNNESQYSFVMPKTNNALSGWGDKFKPKEGSWECDMCLVRNNSDVTECSACNKPRHQNTLAKENKLIDQNAALKENKSIFTNNVSSPKFTFGISHNVNDEKTVKSETNLFSTNTTQKFTFGFPSVISFGDQKTNTNVFGASKSVEKEQPLNFSIKNNDSKVFSTPKTNENDTNVAKGFGFTYKPPQIEDKSKDVEKNKIVSIEEAKLPSSPFSILKEVDNVSEEENEILIFGQRANLYKFISGKWEKHGVGIVKILKHKENNKLRIIMRQDKDSNICFNYNLTSEIKCKSKDEKTWHLTINDCSEGESRVENFCLEFPNAEHALKFKIAVDIACDSQAEYNSTKKETDDVVFVGEIQASNEDKQKAIELKLPENFYTYKSKPPCQGCRGCNDEDVASDVTCNSTTTSLSNTAVGVPGTNISTPVKGSKQSPTNSSYGTPSNFNETADVSIFRTPLGAVGSNTVNTSNITSKDNTLTDKSNTGLSEQKLTFGTSNIFNPQPSSATKKSILAPPKLDTVKINTSIENQDIEVDNKPIQASAGLSSNKSIFDLSSNKKDLFQKSSEIKSIFGDDQKPINLFSGMSQGSIFGPSALKSDAPKLGQFSPFSTQSQTFSSIFGKSSNEPVAIGSKPKDNTGQIAAVAEPQSKENATSKDDKENKVTGALKIDNDLSFATLSSNASGFNIQQRADFKWEGAGQQLFTSKVNKDKSLDNVDGENEGGVADEYDPHYEPIVPLPAKIVVTTGEEDEVKLFGERCKLFRYDEKGREWKERGVGEIKVLFHPKQMTYRLLLRREQVHKLVLNMLLFMDLQLLPMKNSNRAWTWAGMNYGEENAAGEQEMLAVRFKTPVIATNFHDKVVECVRSLQAAAAEAIRKEKETAEAKGKIVPLQVTNVPQAEHKAKVAENLAVTSIQEDKDGSAASETNNQPVMETKQVHFEEAEDSYCVEEDEGNEYREEDEDYDHYQHDESDEYNEEEEDESGIYFSCEGEAIVEKGSNRESCAQANIQVLFDQNLYSPKILVTDMNTGEVLADTLIFIDTEFQLNGDSCTWTGVGDDVNKTFTINFPDNETAVYFYDSCETSKTATCSSMDNES